ACTATAAAAACATAGGAAGGCCAATAATTCCATAactattaaaacaaaaatgaagaccaaagtaAGAGCCATCAGTAACatactaagggggttatgtaataaaaagcactaagtttgcctaggaggagtaacccatagcaaccagtcagtaggtagaatatactggtcacctgtttaaaagcaaacatcttattggttgccatgggttactgctcctgggcaaacttagtgccttttattacatataggggtaacaGTTCATTGAAAGTTCCCCTGTAAAATGGAATTCTAAGGTAAAACTGACCAAGATGATCTTGCTGTACCGAATAAACCATGCAGTGTGGGGGGAGTATATTGATCCATCACTCACCTTCCCACCAACAGCAGCTCCTTCTCCTCAGCCCGGGGCCTCATCCTCCTCCAGACGTCCATAGTGAAGAGAGTCCCACTGCTATTAAATATGGATGCCAGGCTGCTCATGAGAGCGGCCAACATCACGGCCAGCATGAGTCCACGGAGACCTAGGAGAGAGAAGAATGAGACGGTCCCTAGATACAGCTGATGCTGCTTATGGAATCCAATATGGAGGGGGATCCTATAGGTACACAGAGCCATTTACAGTTACAGTAGAAGACTCACCATTTGGCATGAGTTCTATGACCAGCTTTGGGTAGGCGATGTTGGAACATCCGATCTTTGTGCCACAAGCGGCGAGACAACGTGACGGCTCCACACAGGCCACGTCCTCTGCAACACAAAGAGCTGAACAGTAGCGTTGGGCACAGTATAGTGTGGAACATGGCTACTTGGGCAGCCAAAGGACTCAGGCCCCTCTCACACCCTCTTGCTGGGGAATGTGCTCTTTTGGTGTCCAAACCCAATTATCTATCAATATCAGGGCCACGCGTCTTTATACAATGTCTACGGCTGCATTCATGACCTTAAATACTGCCCTCTAGGGCCCACGTGCCCTGTACCCCTTGCTTCCTGTGCTCTGATGGCCTCGGCACAATGTTCCAAAGCTTGGCTCTGGGCCCAATCATAGTAATCAGCAAAATCAGAGTAAAGCAGCAAAAGAACCCATCATTGTACCTGTGAAGAGGACCCTGCTAATCATCCCGGGCATAACCATGAGGAACATGGGCAGGATCTTCATGTAGCCGCACAGCACACAGCCCAGCTTAACGTGGGTGATGGAGCGGGCAGCAAGGCACCGTTGCACAATGACCTGTAATATCGACCAACCGCAGTTATGTCTCAGGAATATTCTTTTGAACACATTTTTATAGAGATGGAGTTGCCCTAGACCTATAGTATCACAGGGCTATACAGGGAAGGGTGGGCAATCATGAGGTAGGGTATGAGTGAAGCAATTGGGGAGATACCACAgaggagactgggggggggggggaagagatgaAGGTGATACTGCAGAGGAGAATGAGAggggcagagaaaaagaaatgatggagataccacagaggagaatgggggtggggggaaagagaTGAAGGACTGGTGGAGATACCACAaaggagaatgggggggggggggaagagatgaAGGAATGGCAGAGATACCACAGAGGAGAATGAGGGGGACAGTGATAAAGGAATGGTGGAAAGACCACAGAGGAGAATGAGAAGGTGGGACAGAGATGAAGGAATGGTGGAGATACCATAGAGGAGAATATGGGGGGGCAGAGATGAAGGAATGGTGGAGATACCATAGAGGAGAATATGGGGGGCCAGAGATGAAGGAATGGTGGAGATACCATAGAGGAGAATATGGGGGGCCAGAGATGAAGGAATGGTGGAGATACCATAGAGGAGAATATGGGGGGCCAGAGATGAAGGAATGGTGGAGATACCATAGAGGAGAATATGGGGGCCAGAGATGAAGGAATGGTGGAGATACCATAGAGGAGAATATGGGGGTCCAGAGATGAAGGAATGGTGGAGATACCATAGAGGAGAATATGGGGGGCCAGAGATGAAGGAATGGTGGAGATACCATAGAGGAGAATATGGGGGGCCAGAGATGAAGGAATGGTGGAGATACCATAGAGGAGAATATGGGGGGCCAGAGATGAAGGAATGGTGGAGATACCATAGAGGAGAATATGGGGGGGCAGAGATGAAGGAATGGTGGAGATACCACAGAGGAGAATATGGGGGGGCAGAGATGAAGGAATGGTGGAGATACCATAGAGGAGAATATGGGGGGCTAGAGATGAAGGAATGGTGGAGATACCATAGAGGAGAATATGGGGGGCTAGAGATGAAGGAATGGTGGAGATACCATAGAGGAGAATATGGGGGGCCAGAGATGAAGGACAGGTGGAGATACCATGGAGAGGAAAGAGGGgaggagtgaggaggagaggtCACCTGGTCGCTGCACCAGTACCAAGTGGAGACGATGGTCAGTCCTAGGATCAGGGCCGGCCAAGGGAGGTCCCCAGATATGGGATCCCGTAACAGATGCAGCGAATCAGCACGAGGCACTGCACATGATTCGGACACATTGCCCAGCACGGTTGGCACAGCCGTCATATACTTCTCCATGAGGGCATCATAACCCCCAACTTCATTGAATGCTACAGCAAAGAAACAGAAAGAGAAATGAATGGGAATCGGGGTAAGGGCTGTCACAGGGAAACTCCTGTCATAGATACAGGGAGCTGCACAGCTATGTCCCCCAACATTAACCCTAGCGAGAATCCTGGTAACTTTAATTCCCAGTATTTAAtgagaatttcagctcttctagtgcataGTGCaccatgtgcctttatatgggcacagaacccctcagtgactgctaatatccttatcatttacagtaggggtacattatcccttataatacatgagtgatactcagagttccctgtataactcagcctgcagccttgtgcctttatatgggcacagaacccctcagtgactgctaatatccttatcatttacagtagggggtacattatcccttataatacatgagtgatactcagagttccctgtataactcagcctgcagccttgtgcctttatatgggcacagaacccctcagtgactgctaatatccttatcatttacagtagggggtacattatcccttataatacatgagtgatactcagagttccctgtataactcagcctgcagccttgtgcctttatatgggcacagaacccctcagtgactgctaatatccttatcatttacagtagggggtacattatcccttataatacatgagtgatactcagagttccctgtataactcagcctgcagccttgtgcctttatatgggcacagaacccctcagtgactgctaatatccttatcatttacagtagggggtacattatcccttataatacatgagtgatactcagagttccctgtataactcagcctgcagccttgtgcctttatatgggcacagaacccctcagtgactgctaatatccttatcatttacagtagggggtacattatcccttataatacatgagtgatactcagagttccctgtataactcagcctgcagccttgtgcctttatatgggcacagaacccctcagtgactgctaatatccttatcatttacagtagggggtacattatccctgctTACCATATACACTCAGCACACAGGCCCCGCCAATGATCACAAATGTCTGTACTGTATCTGTGTACATGAGCGCAGCCAGGCCCCCTGTGAATAAAGGAGACAGAGGGGGGTAAATGTTAAAAGCAAAGCCAAACATGCAGAGGGGCAGGTATAAAGCGCAGGAAATAGGAAGATACTGTGTCTATATTATTGCATTATTGGGGGGCCCTTGGGTCTTGCAcaccccaagtccgaccctgactgtaaGTGCCACCCAGGGCACATGGGGGTACATACCCGTCACTGTATATATCGTAGTTATAACCAACAAGGCAATCACAGACAAATAAATATTCCAGCCCAGGGCAACTTGGATGAAAACTGCTCCAGAGAACATATCAACCTGTGGGGGGGACAAAAGAGACCCCGTAATTCCCTGCAGCATGGCTCCagccctgtaacccatagcaaccacaagCATTTGGAACCCCTTGATACTCACAGAGATCTTGGTGAATATGTACATAACCAGGGAGAGCGCCGACAGGTACATCTGGATCCTCTGCCCCCCAAAGCGCTTCTTCAAGTACTCGGGCATGGTAACCACCTGGGCACATAAGGAGAGATAGTCACTAACTGGGAGCCATGTTCCAATCCGGCGCTGATAGGCATCTCCTTCACTTACCTCTGCTGTCAGGTAGACTGGGACAAATATCCAACCCAGAAACAGAACCACGAACAGAgcctggggggggcaggaaggaacCATAGTTACTGAGTAGTAGGGGTGCTTTAGCCATGGGGCACCCCATTGGCACTCTCTAGCTTAGGCATCTGGATGAACCCCAGGGGATGCCACcaccatattacaggtataggactcgttatccagaatgctcgggacaaagggtattccggataaggggtctttccgtaatttggatctccataccttaagtctactaaaaaatcaataaagcattaattaaacccaataggattgttttgcacccaataaggggtaattatatcttagttgggatcaagtacaggtactgttttattattacagagaaaagggaatcatttaaccatgaaataaacccaatagggctgttctgccccaataaggggtaattatatcttagttgggatcaagtacaggtactgttttattattacagagaaaagggaatcatttaaccatgaaataaacccaatagggctgttctgcccccaataaggggtaattatatcttagttgggatcaagtacaggtactgttttattattacagagaaaagggaatcatttaaccatgaaataaacccaatagggctgttctgcccccaataaggggtaattatatcttagttgggatcgagtacagggtactgttttattattacagagaaaagggaatcatttaaccatgaaataaacccaatagggctgttctgcccccaataaggggtaattatatcttagttgggatcaagtacaggtactgttttattattacagagaaaaagggaatcagttttaaaattatttgattaacatggagtctatgggagacaggctttctgtaattcggagctttctggataatgggtttccggataagggatcccatacctgtaccaataagtCATAACTCTTTAGGCTCCATTTTAGGAAAGCCAAGAGCTTCATCTTTGGGCACAAGGCTTTTCAGATGAGGTCTACTCTATATATTTAATCTGTAGGTTCCACTAATAAAAGAAGAGGGGCAACTAGGGAGCAAACCATCTCAATACCCCTGCATGGAAACTAAACACTGGCCCTTGCCCACAATACATAGCCAGAGCTCTGcattaaacaaaaggaattctgggaatgaattccaaacaagcttcattcccagaattccttttgtttatttgtatctgtacgAGGCAGTCTCCCCAACCCTAATAGTTTGTTTGCTACATTAAGGGGCAATAATAAGCAACATGGAGCATCTACTTACATTCCACTCAAATCCAGCCACCGCAATGCCACTTGCTGCCCCAGTACCCGCCAGTCCTACAAAATGCCCACTCCCAATGTTACTGGCAAATAGTGAGGCGCCGACcttgggagagagagagagggagaatgTGAGATTAATGTGCAGCCTCCTGATTGGAAGAGAACTCAGCCAATGAGATATCAGTAAGGGTTACATTAGGAGAATGGGTACTCACCGGACCCCAAGACATGCTTCTTCCAGCCAGAAAATACCCACCAACCGTCCCCCTGTTGGCTCGGCGCATAGACTGAAAGGGCAAAGCAGATAATGTTGGACAGATGGTCATTGGGCGACAACTCTAGCTACAGACACATAAAGGCCAACTAATAGTGGCCATGTTGTTCCTGACCCAGCCAGGTCCCAAGAGTGAAAGtggcctttaaaggggacctgtcactctaagaaacaattccaaatccttttctatcatgttagttgagcaaaataaactttacttacgctatattaatttgggccccctttaatctattacgggccctgtcatcaGTAAGTCAATGCAATTGGTCGTGCCTCGTGCGTAGGTGTGActtcagtacgcacggggcgcaactttataaaagggcccGTCTTCTTTCCCGTGGAAAGTGTAAAGGTGTCTTTGGAAGTATCTTGTGGAGGAGCCCAAAGTCGCCAGAGCTGCTGctgaagaagaagccaaagaagaccatcttttgggggcactgtgtataggagcaattgggggcactgcctttgggggcactgtgtatgggggcaattggggggcactgtgaatggggggccctggccagcatagcgttaggggggcactgtgtatgggggcggcACTGTGAATAGGAGCAACTGGGGGCACTgcctttggggggcactgtgtatgggggcaaatgggggcactgtgaatgggggccctggccagcatagcgttaggggggcactgtgtatgggggcaattgggggcactgtctttggggtgcactgtgtatggggggccctggccagcataggattagggggcactgtatatggggggccctggcctgcATAggattagggggcactgtgtatggggggccctggccagcataggattagggggcactatgtatggggggccctggccagcataggattagggggcactatgtatggggggccctggccagcataggattagggggcactgtgtatggggggccctggccagcataggattagggggcactatgtatggggggccctggccagcataggattagggggcactgtgtatggggggccctggccagcatagcattaggggggcactgtgtatgggggcactgtgttaggagggccctgatactttttatgtctgtgtgtcctttgtactgatgagaGGGggccccagaaaattttgttgtgaggggccccatgatttctgatggcggctcgGTGTGCGAGCAGTAGACTTGTCCAGGGCTCTATTAGGTTCTTGGGAGACCCAATAAGACTGAAGACTGCAGCTTGAAGATACTCCCCTGTACCCACCAATACTATTCAGTAGCCAGTCTGGCAACCAGGGGGTCTATTGTAATGTTACTGCTGCTTTGACCACCTACATCTTAGAGAACAATGTTGGACTGAGCGCTAGGCATGGCCGCCCCTACTCCCTGGATACTCCAGTAGGTATTACTGCCTACACTGCACACAAAGCTATGGGCTGGCTATGAGTACTGGTTAGAGCTAGTCACGCAGTGGGCTTGAGATTGCTGACCACAGAAAGTACTGGTACAATGGCCGCTGGGGGCCTGTGACAATAAGAGAGAAGGCAGTGGCGGGCATCCAGGCGTCTCGCTAATCAGCAGTTTTTACACCAAATGAGCACATTCCATCTCCATGTAAGAGACTCTGATTAGTGATTGAGCAACGAGAGCATTTCCCAAGCCATTGGAGCGTCACCAGGAGGCCCAGGGATCACCGACTGGCACAGGTGTTAAATATATCAGCACAGCCTGCCCGAATATACACACTGTGACCTACGTTACAGCACAATTGGCCGCAGATCAGCTGACCCAATGTGGTCCCCTTATTACATGGAATGGGTCAATCATTTCTGGAGGGtctcatttgattaaaatgtcatACAGTGAATTCTATGGGGCCACTAAGCAGGCTGGTAGCCACggaaatcctttggagggccacagcCGGCCCCCAGTTGGACATTCCTGAGATATCCCATTGAATTCCGAGGCAAAAGAGTCTCCTGCCTGCTGCCACTAGAATTCTATTCCAGGAAGGTCAAGGCCCCAACTTGAGGATACCCCTAGAGTACAGTGGTGCCCAGGATCTAAAGGGTCACTGTGCTATTCAGATATGGAGAAAGGAGTCAGCCATGGATATTATCTTATGCAAAAGTACAGCCAAGGCACAACACCATGCTATCCTTGGCACTAACCCAGTTAGCCCGATGCGGACCCCCCATTTCACATTAAGCTTAGAGTGCTGGTATCATTCTTTATTGCCCATATTTCTGCCTAACCCTGCTCCACTGTGCCATTAGGGGTCACAAGCAGAATAACACATTGGGTGCGGCTGTTGCTGGGTATATATGGAATAAGAGGACCTGCACTTACTGGCACCCACCTGAATCTCATAGTGCTCACTGATAGCATTTCATGCAGGTTGGCACAGCTGGAGTAAACCATTTGCCCACACAATTCCCATTGGGTATTCATGGCACAACGCAGACAAACATGGCTCCATTACTTACCCACAGGCCCACTCCGATGATAATGATAAAGTATCCCACAATGACGGAGATATCTGCTGGGTTGCTGATGGCCACGTTGCCCTTCGGGGAGATATGCGAAGTTGTCTCTGGTATAATGGTGCTCTCCATGGCTCTCTAATTTGTCTGCTGGTTGGCACTGTCTCTCTTCAGCTTCCACTTCTTTTCTACCCTCAAGTCTTGTGTTCCTTCTGTTataccctctctgtctctctgcactCTCACATTCCTGCCACCTCTATGCCTCACATTCCCTCCTACTTGCCCTCTCTTATTCTCTGCCTATGGTTAATGGGGAACAAGAGTAACCCAAATCATTAACCCGGAGGAGCCTCACAGGCCGCCCTGCACAATGAAGCCGCTCCGGGTATCTCACATACACAGCCCCAAACACACAGCAgggggcaaaaaatatttttaattttatctgAAATTCTACATTTCACAGGACAGAATGGGGAATTTAGGGGATTGTCAGACCCACCATGGATACGAAAAATGACGTTGTGACAGCTTGGGCCTGCCTTACAGTGTTCCCAACTGTGCCGCCCTAAAGCCTTCCCAGTGTTCCCAACTGTGCCGTCCTAAAGCCTTCCCAGTGTTCCCAACTGTGCCGTCCTAAAGCCTTCCCAGTGTTCCCAACTGTGCCGTCCTAAAGCCTTCCCAGTGTTCCCAACTGTGCCGTCCTAAAGCCTTCCCAGTGTTCCCAACTGTGCCCCCTAAAGCCTTCCCAGTGTTCCCAACTGTGCCGCCCTAAAGCCTTCCCAGTGTTCCCAACTGTGCCGTCCTAAAGCCTTCCCAGTGTTCCCGACTGTGCTGCCCTAAAGCCTTCCCAGTGTTCCCGACTGTGCTGCCCTAAAGCCTTCCCAGTGTTCCCAACTGTGCCCCCCTAAAGCCTTCCCAGTGTTCCCAACTGTGCCGCCCTAAAGCCTTCCCAGTGTTCTCGACTGTGCTGCCCTAAAGCCTTCCCAGTgtccccaactgtgccccccttAAGCCTTCCCAGTGTTCCCAACTGTGCCCCCCTTAAGCCTTCCCAGTGTTCCCAACTGTGCCCCCCTTAAGCCTTCTCAGTGTTCCCAACTGTGCCCCCTAAAGCCTTCCCAGTGTTCCCAACTGTGCCGCCCTAAAGCCTTCCCAGTGTTCCCGACTGTGCCGTCCTAAAGCCTTCCCAGTGTTCCCGACTGTGCTGCCCTAAAGCCTTCCCAGTGTTCCTGACTGTGCTGCCCTAAAGCCTTCCCAGTGTTCCCAACTGTGCCCCCCTAAAGCCTTCCCAGTGTTCCCAACTGTGCCGCCCTAAAGCCTTCCCAGTGTTCTCGACTGTGCTGCCCTAAAGCCTTCCCAGTgtccccaactgtgccccccttAAGCCTTCCCAGTGTTCCCAACTGTGCCCCCCTTAAGCCTTCCCAGTGTTCCCAACTGTGCCCCCCTTAAGCCTTCTCAGTGTTCCCAACTGTGCCCCCCTTAAGCCTTCCCAGTGTTCCCAACTGTGCCCCCCTTAAACCTTCCCAGTGTCCCAAACTGTGCCGCCCTAAAGCCTTCCCAGTGTTCCCAACTGTGCCCCCCTTAAGCCTTCCCAGTGTCCCAAACTGTGCCGCCCTAAAGCCTTCCCAGTGTTCCCAACTGTGCCCCCTTAAGCCTTCCCAGTgtccccaactgtgcccccctaAAGCCTTCCCAGTGTTCCCAACTGTGCCCCCCTAAAGCCTTCCCAGTGTTCCCAACTGTGCCCCCCTAAAGCCTTCCCAGTgtccccaactgtgcccccctaAAGCCTTCCCATTGATTGCAGCAGGGCATCTGTTTTTTTGTACATTAGGAAAATTGTTACATACAGACAAAAGGGGCCTAGGTGCTCCATCTTGGAGAGCAGAGACCTGCGACTATGTATGGCCTGGGTTAGGCATCAAACTGAGATGGGTGTTAGGCTTCCCTAACTTGCCAGTCATTCAaacctgtccttaccacctgacCTATGGGTCCTACGGCAAGTGGTAAGGAAAGGGCTCGCCTGTGCCCCCTGTGCTGCACTTTTTCCGGAGGCGCAAGTGCTTGTTAGATGGGCACACACACTTTTCCATCCCATCACTACTCTTTCCCAactaagcaaataaaaaaaatgtagatgcAATGAAAAGAACAACGCTAAAATCACATTTCCCAAACAATACTCAATTTCacatcaaaaaataaatattttattttgaagatTGCAAAACAGCAGTGGTACAAATTACCACTGTCAGGCTTTACAGAGAGTGCTAGTTCTACGGCAAGGCACAACTTCACCCAGTGCTCACTTATCCAACCCAGCTAATATTCATACAAAAACACCTCGGCACATAACAAAATTCAATATACAGTCACGTGAGGGCGCGTCAGTGGCAAGTGTCTTTCCTCTGTCTGTAgaagaattatttaaaaaacacttgTGCTCTCAGTAGATGGAGAATCCAGTGCAGAGTAAGTCAGGGGCACTCTGATGATTTTAGAAAATGGAGAATCCATTGTTCGATAACCAGGAGCACGCTGGTGGAAAGATCGCACTTTGGTCCTTTTGAGCAGCTTAAGAATCTATTGCAGAGTAAGTCGAGTATACATACTCTACTGCTCTTGGTAGATGAACAATCTATAGTGAGTAAAGATGGAGAATCTATTGCAAAACAAATAGAGTGTTTATtgtagagtaaaggtggccatacatgggcaaatttagGCTTCCGATTCAGACTGatccagcagcttatctgcccgtgtatggggcccttcgaTGGGCCTCACTGACCAAAAATCGGTCAGATATCGAtggggcaggcttgattttcctctCTGACCGAGAACTGCTTTGGCTCACTGATGCGGCTCCTATTGccttcattgtaatgcaattATTAAGCCCTAGGGTTATaacgatattgcccaccttaggtgggcatatcaggggaaagatctacatgtttggcaacctcaccaaacaagtggatcttatagtgtatagcAACCTTAAGTCAGGAGCACATTTGTACCCTCAGCAGATAAAGAGTCTACTGCAGAACACTCTAGTGCTCTCAGTAGATGAAGAGTATATTGCAGAATAAGGTAGGAGCACTCTAGTGCTCTCAGTAGATGGAAAGTCTATTGCAGACTAAGTCAGGAGCACTCTGGTGCTCTCAGTAGACGAAGAGTCTATTGGAGAGTAAGTCAGGAGCACTCCGGTGCTCTCGGCAGACGAAGAGTCTATTGGAGAGTAAGTCAGGAGCACTCCGGTGCTCTCAGCAGACGAAGAGTCTATTGGAGAGTAAGTCAGGAGCACTCCGGTGCTCTTAGCAGACGAAGAGTCTATTGGAGAGTAAGTCAGGAGCACTCCGGTGCTCTCAGTAGATGGAGAGTCTATTGGAGAGTAAGTCAGGAGCACTCCGGTGCTCTCAGTAGATGGAGAGTCTATTGGAGAGTAAGTCAGGAGCACTCCGGTGCTCTCAGTAGATGAAGAGTCTATTGGAGAGTAAGTCAGGAGCACTCTGGTGCTCTCAGTAGATGGAGAGTCTATTGGAGAGTAAGTCAGGAGCACTCTGATGCTCTCAGTAGATGGAAAGTCTATTGGAGAGTAAGTCAGGAGCACTCTGGTGCTCTCAGTAAACGAAGAGTCTATTGGAGAGTAAGTCAGGAGCACTCTGATGCTCTCAGTAGATGGAGAGTCTATTGGAGAGTAAGTCAGGAGAACTCCGGTGCTCTCAGTAGATGGAAAGTCTATTGCAGAGTAAGTCAGGAGCACTCTGATGCTCTCAGTAGATGGAGAGTCTATTGGAGAGTAAGTCAGGAGAACTCCGGTGCTCTCAGTAGATGGAAAGTCTATTGCAGAGTAAGTCAGGAGCACTCTGGTGCTCTCAGTAGATGGAGAGTCTATTGGAGAGTAAGTCAGGAGCACTCCGGTGCTCTCAGTAGATGGAGAGTCTATTGGAGAGTAAGTCAGGAGCACTCCGGTGCTCTCAGTAGATGGAGAGTCTATTGGAGAGTAAGTCAGGAGCACTCTGGTGCTCTCAGTAGATGGAGAGTCTATTGGAGAGTAAGTCAGGAGCACTCCGGTGCTCTCAGTAGATGGAGAGTCTATTGGAGAGTAAGTCAGGAGAACTCCGGTGCTCTCAGTAGATGAAAAGTCTATTGCAGAGTAAGTCAGGAGAACTCCGGTGCTCTCAGTAGATGGAGCAGTTTCTCGCAGTGATGTGCCCAGGGTACTGTCCCGCTCCTCGGGGAACGATGTTCAGACTCGCTACTGAGAGAGGAAGAAAGTTTTTCCCCGGCATTCAGAGACTTTAGGtgctgaaaaacaaaacaacagcTTGTAACTATAGGGAAAAAGAGAACAGAAACCCATTTGTAAACATGAATGGAACACCAAATGGGAGACACTGTGCAGCTGGAAACAAACACAGAGAAGCAAAGAGACAGTGAGTGGAATTGCGAGACAGCCCACCTGCCGCACGTTGGGCGTTTCACTCAGGCTGCGCAGCGCAATCACAGATGCGAGTCGGACTGTCTGTTCTTGGTCTGTGCACGCCGACTGCAACAGAAGCTGTGGGACCTTTAACATCAACGGAGATGTCTGCCCCCCTTCCCCTAAAACACTTCCCAAATTCCCAAGAGCACTTGCAGCATGAGCTCTGGTTTTTGACTGGGGGTCTCTCAGGAGAGTCAGGAACTTAGATGCTGCAGTGGACACCCACGGGTTGTAAATGTTTCCTTTGGCTCCATGGAATGCTGTG
The genomic region above belongs to Xenopus tropicalis strain Nigerian chromosome 9, UCB_Xtro_10.0, whole genome shotgun sequence and contains:
- the slc5a2 gene encoding sodium/glucose cotransporter 2, whose translation is MESTIIPETTSHISPKGNVAISNPADISVIVGYFIIIIGVGLWSMRRANRGTVGGYFLAGRSMSWGPVGASLFASNIGSGHFVGLAGTGAASGIAVAGFEWNALFVVLFLGWIFVPVYLTAEVVTMPEYLKKRFGGQRIQMYLSALSLVMYIFTKISVDMFSGAVFIQVALGWNIYLSVIALLVITTIYTVTGGLAALMYTDTVQTFVIIGGACVLSVYAFNEVGGYDALMEKYMTAVPTVLGNVSESCAVPRADSLHLLRDPISGDLPWPALILGLTIVSTWYWCSDQVIVQRCLAARSITHVKLGCVLCGYMKILPMFLMVMPGMISRVLFTEDVACVEPSRCLAACGTKIGCSNIAYPKLVIELMPNGLRGLMLAVMLAALMSSLASIFNSSGTLFTMDVWRRMRPRAEEKELLLVGRVWTVCLVALSIAWIPVVQAAQGGQLFDYIQSVASFLAPPIAAVYFLALFVKRVNEPGAFWGLVGGLFLGLCRMVPEFIFGSGSCSAPSSCPTIICGVHYLYFAIILFLCSGAIVLIVSLCTPPIPEKKLHRLVYSLRHSQEPREEMEETGVSDPQTQEKQLSDLPDIREDPKYARLVNINALIMMSCAIFLWAYFA